The Blastopirellula sediminis sequence TCGTCAGACCTACCGCTTCGACAACTTCCGCGGCGGTTTCGTCGAACTGTTGGCCGCTCAGCAAACCGGCAACGAGTCGACCGACTGGTACCAAGGGACCGCTGACGCCGTGCGCAAGAACCTGAAGTACATCCAGCAGTACGGCACCGACTATGTGTTGATCCTGGCCGGCGATCAGCTCTACCGGATGGACTATCGCAAGATGCTCGACACGCACATCAAGAGCGGCGCCGACGTCACCATCGCCGGGATCCCGGTCACGCGCGACGACGCCAAGTCGCTGGGCATCATGCGTCTGGACGAAACGGGCCGCGTCGTCGGCTTCGTCGAAAAGCCGCAAACCGACGAAGACCTGAATCTGGTCACCATGGATCCGGCCAAGCTGGAAGCGCTCGGCGTGAAGAGCCAAGGGCGCGACTGTCTGGCGAGCATGGGCATTTACCTGTTCAACCGCGATACGCTGGTCGACGTGCTGGAAAAGACCGACTACGAAGATTTCGGTCGCGAAATCTTCCCGGCCGCGATTCGTTCGCGTCACGTCCAACTGCACGCCTTCGACGATTACTGGGAAGACATCGGTACGATTCGCGCGTTCTACGAAGCGAACTTGTCGCTGGCGAGCCCGAACCCGCCGTTCAGCTTCTCGGACGAAGATGAACCGATCTACTCGCGTGCTCGTTTCCTGCCGCCGACCTTGATGTCGGAAGTGACGGTCAAGACGAGCCAGATCGCCGACGGTTGCCGCATCGGCGCCGGCTGCGTGATCGACAACAGCGTCGTCGGCCTCCGCAGCCTGATCGGCGAAAACGTGACGATCAAAGACTCGGTCCTGATGGGCGCCGACTACTACGAAACCGAGAACGAACTGGCCGACCACCGCAGCTGCAAGCGGGCTCCGCTCGGCATCGGCAGCGGCTCGGTGATCCAAGGCGCGATCATCGACAAGAACTGCAACATCGGCAAGAACGTCCGCATCGTCAACGATCTGGGCATCGAAGACAAAGAATACGAAGTCGGCGTGACGGTCGTCGAAGGGATCCCGTGCGTCGAAAAAGGGGCGCATATCCCGGATGGTTGGAAGCTGACGTAAGACGGCTTTTGCCTTCAAATTCAATTCTGAGAAAACGCCCTCCAAACTTGGAGGGCGTTTTTTTTGTTCTTGGAATTCTTTTGACTATGTGGGTTAACACGTTAGTCTGCTCAACAATAGACTCGGAGCAGGTATTGGCTAAGTAACGATCTCAATTGCAACGGAGGCGTCGAGGGTGGCGCGACCAATAAAAGTTCCTGAGCTGGTTGCTCGAGAAGTAGGCGACGTCATGATTGTTGAAAAGACGAGCGAAAGAAAAAATGGGAGGTATCTGTACCTTTGCAAATGCGTCTATTGCGAAAGGGAATTCAAAGCCGTGCCAAAGGAGGTGCGAGCTGACCGGTGGATTTGCGGATGTATGCGTGGTCGTCGCACAGCTAGAATCCACCATGTGGGGAATGCTTTAGACTCGACTGAGTTATACTATCTGGCCGGTTTTTTTGACGGTGAAGGTTACATCGGAATTCAGAAGGTGTCCCGAAGTGATCGTGCTAACCGAGTGAGTTATCAGGCTCGTGCAATTATCGGACATACGAGCGTAGAATTACTAAATAAGCTACGCGAAATGACCGGACTTGGAAAAATCTTTTTTCACGGTCCTGAAACTGACCGCCGAAAAGAGAGTCACCAACTCAGCTGGACGCCCAACGATCTAAGAGCATTGTTGCCTCAGTTGCTGCCCTGTCTCTATTTGAAACGGCAACAAGCGGAATTGGTATCGAAGTATTTGTCCTTCGCGGGTCAAGTCAATCATAAAGATGCTGTCGCTGTAGCTGAATACAACGCAAAGTGCGAGGAGATCTACGATCAAGTCAGTATCCTGAACCGCCGAGGGGAAAGCAAGGAGCCAGCAATTGCCCATTTTCCGGTGGTTCCGCTTGAGGAAAAGAAATGGCTAGCCTATCTAGCTGGCCTGATCGATGGCGAGGGGACGCTTACTATTCGAAAAAGTCATCGTGCTCATAGGCAAGGACGAGTAACGTATAATGCTATGGCCACAATTCCGAGCACGAATTATTCGTTGTTGAATCGGATTATGGGTTGGACCGGAGGTGTGATTCGCGAGAAATTGAAGCGAAGTGACAATCACAAGCAATGCTTTGAACTTCACTTAGGTCCAACCGAACTGCGTCAGATTCTGCCTGGCTTGAAGCCATTGCTTTTGTTGAAGCAATCACAGGCGAAACTGCTTATGGAACACTTGGAAGTCGCAGGTCATTTTAATCGGAAGGATCCGAATGCCGTTGCAGACTATATGAGTGGTCGGGAAGAAGTCTATCAACAGCTTAAGAAACTCAATAAGCGTGGCACATAGTTTTTTGAGCGGGCGACGCTTGCCCACCCGTCGCGATTTCGCTTCACGGCAATTAGCGGTGAGGAATTGAGAGTTGTCCAAAATCCGTTGCCAATACTGCCACGAGTACATCGATTCGTCCGACTACCCAGCGCATGAGGACGAACACCTTAAACTTCGCTCCGATGGTCAGCAGAACGAGTACGTCACGCTGCCTCCCGAAGAACGCGTCGAAGGAGATCTGGAAGGCGTGCCGACCGTTTATCTGCACACCAAGTGCGGCCATGCGACCGGGATGCCGGATGAGATTACGCGGAGCTATTTGAAGAACCCCTATCTCTATCTTGCCGATGCGACGTTTTGTACTGGTTGCGGCAAGCATGTTCCGCTTCGCGAATGCGTCTGGACCGAGACCGGCGAAGATTTGCAGTCGCACATTGACCGGCTGCGGGCGGAGAAGCCAGAGCTCCGCCCGGGGATATTTATGCGAATGCTTGTCGCGGTGGTGAAGATGTTTCAGTAGCGCTGGCTACTCTTTCTCTTCGGCCTTGGGCGCCGCGGTCAGTTTCGCCTGGATCGTTTCTTCGGGGATATCGGCGATCACGCGGATGCCGACCGCGAGCCAAGGGTTGCTGGCTCGTCGCTCGAAACGCGAAGCCGAGCGGCAGCCGCTGTTGTTGGCCCAGTCGTTGGAGAAGCGATAGCCGCCGAAGCACGATCCGCCGCGGATGATTTGCTTTTCGCCGCCGACGACTCCCAGCGGATCAACCGTGTCTGCGTCGCGATAGTTGTAGAACGCGTCCTGGCACCATTCAAAGACGTTGCCATGCATGTCGCACAGCCCGAACGGATTGGGGAGCCGGTCGCCGATGTCTTGAGGCCAAGAGACGTTAACGACGGCATGATCTGCAAGCGAAGCTTCATCGTTGCCGGTCGACCAGTAGGTGGTCGTTCCGGCGCGGGCGGCGTATTCCCACTGCGCTTCGGTTGGAATCGAATAGGTCCAACCGGGCTCGATTTGCGACAGCCACTCGCAGCACTTGTTGGCGTCGTTCCAGGTGACGTTGACGACGGGCGATTGCGATCCCTGCGGGTACTTGCCGGCTT is a genomic window containing:
- a CDS encoding LAGLIDADG family homing endonuclease, whose protein sequence is MARPIKVPELVAREVGDVMIVEKTSERKNGRYLYLCKCVYCEREFKAVPKEVRADRWICGCMRGRRTARIHHVGNALDSTELYYLAGFFDGEGYIGIQKVSRSDRANRVSYQARAIIGHTSVELLNKLREMTGLGKIFFHGPETDRRKESHQLSWTPNDLRALLPQLLPCLYLKRQQAELVSKYLSFAGQVNHKDAVAVAEYNAKCEEIYDQVSILNRRGESKEPAIAHFPVVPLEEKKWLAYLAGLIDGEGTLTIRKSHRAHRQGRVTYNAMATIPSTNYSLLNRIMGWTGGVIREKLKRSDNHKQCFELHLGPTELRQILPGLKPLLLLKQSQAKLLMEHLEVAGHFNRKDPNAVADYMSGREEVYQQLKKLNKRGT
- a CDS encoding glucose-1-phosphate adenylyltransferase; protein product: MRNVISLVLGGGRGTRLYPLTKYRSKPAVPLAGKYRLIDIPLSNCINSDLNRIYVLTQFLSVSLHRHIRQTYRFDNFRGGFVELLAAQQTGNESTDWYQGTADAVRKNLKYIQQYGTDYVLILAGDQLYRMDYRKMLDTHIKSGADVTIAGIPVTRDDAKSLGIMRLDETGRVVGFVEKPQTDEDLNLVTMDPAKLEALGVKSQGRDCLASMGIYLFNRDTLVDVLEKTDYEDFGREIFPAAIRSRHVQLHAFDDYWEDIGTIRAFYEANLSLASPNPPFSFSDEDEPIYSRARFLPPTLMSEVTVKTSQIADGCRIGAGCVIDNSVVGLRSLIGENVTIKDSVLMGADYYETENELADHRSCKRAPLGIGSGSVIQGAIIDKNCNIGKNVRIVNDLGIEDKEYEVGVTVVEGIPCVEKGAHIPDGWKLT